Below is a window of Stygiolobus azoricus DNA.
AATCAAACTGATTAAGGGTGATGCAAAAGCATTAATCAACGATAACTTCCTTTCACAATACCACATAATAGTAACGGCTACCTCAGATAGGACTCTTAATTCTTCGATATGTAAAGTTGCTAAAATCTTGGGAAAACTATGTAACGATCCGACCAACCCTGAGGAATCCAATTTCATAGTCCCCATTTACTCTATTGAGGACTCTATAGGCGTAGCCGTTACTACTTTCGGTAAGTCTAGTCTTTCCTCAAAGTTTATCCTACAGCTGATTAAGGAAAGAGTTCTCAACGACGAAGTGAAAAAGCTTGTAGAGGTCATGGGGCTAGTTAAGGATAAGATGAAGTCGGAAGTAGAAGACCCAAGAAGAAGATTCTCGTTGTATTCCTTAATTTTCAATGATCCTAAGTTTAGGGATTATGTGAGTAAAAACGACATAGAACACTCAATTAAGAGGGCGGAGGAGATAATCAATGGCAATAAGACAGATTAAATTAGACAATTATTACGCATTAATATACACTTATAAAACGGTAGGTCTCGATAAGTTATACGAGCACTATATTAGAGACGAGGAACTTAAGGCATTAAAATCTTCAGACGACATTGAGATTTGTGTTCTCCAAACGTGCAATAGAGTCGAGGCTTATCTTTATTTACACAATTTAGAAGACCTTAAAAACTTTCTAGAAAGATTAGACTCTTTCCATAAAGAGAAGATAACCAAAGATGCTATAATCCTACAAGGTAGAGACGTGGCAAAGCATCTCTTTGAGGTCGCCTCGGGAATAGATTCACTTGCAATTGGAGAATATGAGATTCTTAGACAAATAAAAGAAACTTCTGAGAAATGCAAAAAATTAAAGCTAATCGATGACGCTTTAGATCTACTATTTACTTCAGCAGTAAAGACCGGTAGGAGGGTTAGAAGTGAGACTAATATATCGAAAGGGAAGACCGGTGTCTATTCGCTTGCAGTTGATTTTGTAACAAGACAATTTAAAGATATCAAAAACTTAAAGGTTGCAATTGTAGGAGCTGGGGAAATAGGAAGTAAACTAGCCCATATGCTTAGGGATGCTGGTATAACAAATGTAACGATTTTTAACAGAACTCTGAGCAGAGCCTATGACGTAGCAAGTAAATTTGGATATAAAGCTATGGAACTTGACTTTGACGAGGTAAGTAAATTTGACGTTGTATTCGTGGCTATCTACTACCCACAGAAGGTCAAACTAAACGGGCCAAAACTAGT
It encodes the following:
- a CDS encoding precorrin-2 dehydrogenase/sirohydrochlorin ferrochelatase family protein, with translation MNARNYTYLPIFLDLRGLKVLVIGGGTVGTKRALKFAELMSDVTVVSLDFSTDLQRAYEEKKIKLIKGDAKALINDNFLSQYHIIVTATSDRTLNSSICKVAKILGKLCNDPTNPEESNFIVPIYSIEDSIGVAVTTFGKSSLSSKFILQLIKERVLNDEVKKLVEVMGLVKDKMKSEVEDPRRRFSLYSLIFNDPKFRDYVSKNDIEHSIKRAEEIINGNKTD
- a CDS encoding glutamyl-tRNA reductase; the protein is MAIRQIKLDNYYALIYTYKTVGLDKLYEHYIRDEELKALKSSDDIEICVLQTCNRVEAYLYLHNLEDLKNFLERLDSFHKEKITKDAIILQGRDVAKHLFEVASGIDSLAIGEYEILRQIKETSEKCKKLKLIDDALDLLFTSAVKTGRRVRSETNISKGKTGVYSLAVDFVTRQFKDIKNLKVAIVGAGEIGSKLAHMLRDAGITNVTIFNRTLSRAYDVASKFGYKAMELDFDEVSKFDVVFVAIYYPQKVKLNGPKLVVDLSLPAIVEGNNVVTLETLKSLSAQIMERKMGEIEKAKKIIEAEVDKFNREIETYNLNRLISIFMSKIEEIRREEIKEAINVLAKKGHPEMDEILEIIDKMSSSLLKKVFSPVLEDIRKTPNRMDYLNYLIEVLGNGNVSDSKTEKTKN